The following is a genomic window from Paenibacillus thiaminolyticus.
ACTGGCAGCCGATGACGGCAAGTCCGTTCTCCTTCCCCGCTTCCACGTCAGAGGAGCGATCACCGACCATCCAGGCCGAATCGATGCCGTGCTCCGACTTCAGGATCCGCACCAGTTCCACCTTAGTCTCGGTGCCTCTTCCCCCCGCACTGTACAAGCCGGTGAACAGCTCGTCCATGCCGAAGGTCTTCACGATTGCCTGTATATATTCCTCCAGCCCGTTGCTTGCGACGAATAGCTTCACGCCTTCGCGCTGCAGCTCGGCCAGGGTCTCCTTCACCTGCGGATACAGCTCCGAGATTCCTTCGTTCAATCCGGACAGCTCGTATTGCAGCAGAAGCTCGTCCGCGCGGCGGTGCGCCTCCGGGCTGCCTTCCGGCATGACCCGCTTCCAGATGTCCGCCAGCAGCATACCAAGCGAACCGATTATCAAATCTTCCGGGGGCGTCGGCCCCTCGTGAAGCTTCTCGCTCCGCAATGTATCGAATACCCGATGATACGCTGTCATCAATAGCGACTCCGTGCGGAACAGCGTCCCGTCCATATCGAAGATCATCGCTTCCGGGCGCGGAAGCCGGTCTGCGCGCAATGTGGCCATACTCACAACAAGTCCCTCCAATTATCGTCATAAAGTAACTGTCAGTGACCCTACTATACCATAAGCATCCGCTCAACTGGAGGGTTTCCCCTTAGTCTTCTCTTTAAAATTATGTTACGGCTGCTGCCCGCTCACTTGAGGAACGGCTTCATATCGGATAACATCATAGTACAGCATGTTACACGGAGGCGAACCGATTTGGAACAAGTGATAATTATAGGCGCCGGGCCCTGCGGGCTATCGGCCGCGATTGAATTACAGCGCAGCGGGTGGGATCCGCTCATTATCGAGAAGCAGTGCATCGTACATTCCATCTACCGTTATCCCACCCATCTCCAGTTCTTCAGCACCCCGGAACTGCTGGAAATCGGAGGCCTCCCGTTCGCGAC
Proteins encoded in this region:
- a CDS encoding HAD family hydrolase, with protein sequence MATLRADRLPRPEAMIFDMDGTLFRTESLLMTAYHRVFDTLRSEKLHEGPTPPEDLIIGSLGMLLADIWKRVMPEGSPEAHRRADELLLQYELSGLNEGISELYPQVKETLAELQREGVKLFVASNGLEEYIQAIVKTFGMDELFTGLYSAGGRGTETKVELVRILKSEHGIDSAWMVGDRSSDVEAGKENGLAVIGCQYAGFGQEQELQGSDVIIRQFDELLDLYRTTAS